A segment of the Thermoflexus sp. genome:
CGGATTGTGGATCAGGAGGTCCTGGATTGCCTCCTCGGACACCCCCTCTGAGCGCAACCATGGGATGAAACGCCACAGGATATAAGTGAGCCCCGGGCCGCCCCCCGTTCCATAACTGGGCCAATAGGATTTCCGGGCCATGTCCCCGCCCAGCACAATCTGCTTCCCGTAACCCTCGGCGATCAGCCGTCGGATGAACTCGATCCGGAGGCGATCCGGGGCGTATTTTTCCTTGCCGATCTGGTCATAGCCCAAATAAACCCCTGTGCGGGCGAGGGCCAGGTGATACTCCCACTCCATCCGACGATCGACATGGCCGATGATCACCCGGGCCGGATCCACCCCCTCGGATCGCAGGAGGGCTACCTGCTCCAGGCCCATCGTGCCCGCCTCGGTATGGGTGGAGATCGGGGCACCCGTGAGGCGATGGGCAAGAGCAGCGGCCCGAAAAACTTTCTCCTCGTTCGGCGTGATGCAATTCAGGCTGCTGCCGGCCTTAATGACACCGGCACGGATCCCTGTCCCGTCAATGCCCTCCACGATCTCCCGCATGAACCGCTCGGCCAACTCGTGAACGGAACGACCCTCCACCCAGGGGCCAGAGAAGGCTTCCTTATGATGACCGGTAACGGCGATGAGATGCACGCCCGTCGCCTGAGAGATCCGATACAGGGCCTGGACATCGCGACCGTAGTCCGGCGGGGACATCTCCACCAGCGCCTGTCCGCCCGCTTCCCGGAACCAGCGCAACTCCCGGATGGCAACGTCCTCGCGGTCCAGAATGAGATCCGGATCCTCTACCGGAGGCCGGCAGAAGACATGCTCATGGGCGTAACAAATTCCCAGGGATTCCGGCGGGATATCACCGGCTACTGTCCGGATGACCGCCACAGCTCCCCCTCCTGGGCACGGCCTCCCATTGAAGTTCACGACAGGATAGCGGCCAGGCCTCCCGTTGTCGCCTCCCGAGCGAGGGCCAAAGCCTCTCGGGCCCTGCGAACCAATTCCTCTTTCTTTCCCTCGCGAATTAGCTGACGATCCGCCAGCCAGGTGCCGGCGCAGGCAAGCACGTTGGGCAAGCGCAGATAATCGATGAGATTTCCCGCCTGGATCCCTCCCGTGGGGATAAAGCGGGCGTGCGGGAAAACCGGCGCCAGGGCTTCAAGGACCTGCACCCCACCCATAGCCTCCGCCGGGAAGAATTTGAACACCTCCCATCCCTGCCGCCATGCGGCCATGATCTCCGTGGGAGTCGCCACCCCGGGGATCAGGAGAACCCCATGCTCACGGCACCAACAGCCCAGCTCCGCCTCCCACCCCGGGGAGACCAGAAACTCCGCGCCCGCCGCCACCGCCTCCTCTGCCTGCTCTGGGGAGAGAATCGTCCCAGCACCGATCCGTATGAGCGGATAGGCTTGCCGCAGGTATCGGATCACCTCCGGGGCCGCCGGAGTGCGAAAGGTGACCTCCAGCGCCGGGATCCCTGCCTCTTGCATGGCGGCTGCCAGGACGCAAGCTTCCTCTTCGTTTTCCAGGACCGCCACCGGGATCACCCGCGCCCGGGCGAAGGCCTCCAGCACCTTCCGGAATCGCTCCGCCATCGCGTGGCCGTCCGTCCTTGCGCTCATGGGGATTCTCGAAGATGGAGATTCAGCGCTTCCGTAGCCGCCCCTTTATCCGTGATCAGGATGTCGATCAGGCCGCTGCGCAGGGCCGCCAGGATCGCCTGCGCCTTCACCAGGCCACCGGCCACTGCGATCACACACGGGATGCGGCGGATGTCCTCCAGGGTCAGGCCGATCGTCCTCTGATCGAAAGGCGTGCTCACCGGGAGACCCTTTAGATCCAGATACCGCGCGCAGATATAGCCCACTGCGCCCCGCCGGCGCAGCTCCGCCAGATCCTCATCGGACAGATATCCAGCGCGCTTCAAAGAGGAGGCCTCCGCATGAGTCGTCCCAATGCCGACCAGCAACAGGTCCGCGCTTCGAGCCAGATCCAGGACTTCCTTGATAGCCCGCTCCTCCAGCAGACGTTGGGCGACCTCTTCGCGCTCCACCATCACCGGGGCATGCAAGTAATACCCCTGAGCCCCCAGGGTCTCCGCCAGCTTGCGGACGATGGAGGGGCTGTCACACGGCTGGCGCCCTCCCAGCGCCCCCAGACACTGGACGATCCGCAGCCGCGGATAGGACGAGGAAGGGAGGGCCTGCACCACCTCCCACAGGGTGACTCCCCAGGTGACAGCTACCGTCATTCCATCCCGGAGGTGGGGAAGCAGCTCCATAGCGGCCAGCCTTCCGAGCTGGCCCAGCAGCTCCCGATAGGAGGAGTTCTCCGCATCCAACACGCGAGCGCCCTGCAGGGAGAAGGCTTCCATGAGGCGGCTTTCCAGAGGGGAAACGGTTTTTACCGGCCACTGGATGTGGATCTGAACGATGCGCCTGCGCCGCGCCTCGCTGAGGAGACGGGAGACCATCGAACGGCTCAGGCCCAGCCGCCGGGCGATGCGACCCTGATCCCAGCCGCGTTGATAATACAGGCTGGCCACATAGGCCAGGAGCTCCTCGCGGGTCGGAAACGGGTAGGATGTCTTCCGTGGCATCTCCACCCCGCACGCGGAGAGGGAACCCCGGCCCACCTCTAGGGCCCCCACCCCTTTCCGCTTTTGAGCAAATGTGCACTTCTCTCAATTTCGTTCAATAGCGATTGTAAGCCGAATTCCCCCGCATGTCAACCCCTTCGGCTCCTCCAGGGCGAGGCAAGTCAGGGGCCAGCAGCTCGGAAGGCGCGCTGGAAGGCCTTGGAGCGGCCCGCTCGGGATCCCCCATCCGCTTCAAAGAGAGGCGGAGCGCGCAGATCCCTCCGATCCAGGAGCCGATCCCTGCAATGGACCATGATGGCGGGCCCATGCGCGCCGCCAGGCACCCGCCAGTCCGTGGGGAAAAGCCAGCACCACCATCACATAGAAAAGGCCGAACAGCAAGAACCAAAGAGGGCCGAACACCCGGTTAAACAGATAACCGGCGAGCTCCAGCAGCGCCGCGCCGAACATGGGGCCGCTTAAGGTTCCCACTCCGCCTACCAGGGTCATCAGCAGGGCCTGGATCGTGGTGTTGACGCTCAACAACGAAGGCGTGGCGTTTTTGTTGAACAAAGCGTTCAACGCCCCTGCCAGCGCAGCCAGCGTACCGGAGCACATAAAGGCCAGCAACCGGAAAGCCAGGGGGGAATACCCCAGTGCGACGGCGCGCTCTTCGTTCTCCCGCAACGCGATCCAGACCCGGCCGGTTGGGGAATCCACCAGACGACGCACCAGGAAATAGGCCCCCAGCATAAAAACCATGGCCAAATAGTAGAACCGCAGGCGGTGCTCCGCAGGGTCCAGCCAAGCCGGAACAGGGATGCCCTGAAGACCATCCTCGGCTCCCGTGTATTGCCGGAAATCGGTCGCTTCGCTCAGAATAAAGGCGGCCTGGGCTAACGCCAGGGTCACCATCGCCAGATACACCCCTCGTACTCGTAGAGAGAGGGCGCCGACCAGCCCGCTGATTCCCATGGCGAAAAGGGTGACCGCGAGCATGGCAACCAGCAAGGGAGCCTGGAAGTGCTTGAGCAGAATGCCGATGATGTAGGCTCCACCGCCGAAGAACAGGGCATGACCAAAGGAGAGGATCCCAGTGTAACCCATCAGGAGATCATAGCTCAGCGCATAAACGGCCATCAGATAAACGCGGATGAGCAGGCCTTGAAGAAACCGAGGCCATCCGGCCTCCACGGGCTCGCCCCGTATCCCACTCAACCAGAACGGCAACCCGGCCAGGATGACCAGGCCGGCCAGCCCCACCCCATGCCGCCGAATCCATAAGCGGAAAACAGATCCTCGCGAGAGGATCTCCTGATGGATCCCGGTGCGCTCCATCTCCATCATCCTCTCCGACGAAGGATTGGACGGTCGTCCGGTAGAATGTTGCGATTTTCCAGGCAGATATCGGATCTCTGAGATCCTCTATGGGGTCCCGCCAGGCGGAGCCAGGATTTGAGGGCGATGCGGGAACGTTCGGCCTCTGATCTTTATCCCGTCTTCTGTCCAAACAGTCCGCTGGGGCGGAGCAGAAGGATCACGGCCATGAGCAGCACGGTGGAGGCGCGGGCGATGGCTGGAGAAAAGCGGATGGCCTCCGTCAGGCCTGGAAGGGTGATCCCTACCGTGACCAGGTAATCTCCGAAAGCTCGCGCGAGGCCAACGAGAAAGGCGCCCACCGCTGCGCCGCCGTAATGCCCCATGCCCCCGATGATGACGGCGATGAAGGCCTGAAGCAGAAACTCCAGCCCCATCGCCGGGCTCAAGCCCAGGAACGGCGTGGCCACCACGCCGCCCAGAGCCGCCAGGGCCGACCCCATGGCGAACACGCCGGTGAAAAGCCGCCGCACCGGGATCCCCAGGGCTTCCACCATCTCTCGATCCTCTACCGCAGCTCGCACCGCGATGCCGATGCGGGTCCAGCGTAACAACAGGCCGATCCCTGCCCACATCGCGACCCCTACCCCGATGATCAACAACCGATAGGTGGGGAAAGGACGCCCCAGCACGTTGAAGGAGGCGCATCCCTGACGCAGCCATTCCCCAACCGATGAGGCCAGACACGGCGCAGCGAAGAGGGAGGGCCGAGGCAACGGAGCATAGTTTCCAGGCCCCCAGACCACCCGCACCAGTTCCGTGCCCACATAAGACAGGCCGAGCGTCAGGAGAACTTGATAGATGGGGCGGGCGTAAAGGGGACGGATCAGGGTGGCTTCCATCCAGGCGCCCAGGGCGCCGCCCGCCAGAGCGCCTGCCCAGATCGCCAGGAGGAATCGGAGATCTGCCGGGCTTTCCAAGATCCAGCGCTCGATCGGCTCCCGACCACTCAGCATCAGAACGCCCAGCAACAGCAAGCCGGCTGGCACCCCCCATGATCGGGAGTAGTCTCCAGAACGCGTTCGCTCCATCCCCCATCCCCCACACAATCCGGCCACCGTCATGGCGGCCATCCGGGCGAAGACCAGACCCAGCGGCTCCTGCGCAAGGGGAGTGGGGATCGCCCCTCCGGGCACTGTGCTCCCGAAGGCGACCAGCTTCCCCAGGTTGTGATTCCAGAAAGCCATGGCCCCAAACCCCACCATGCCGAATCCGGAGAGGGCGCGGGGCATCGGCATGCGGCCGGACAGGATCCGCCCGAACCTGATCCCCGCGCCCAGAGCCAGGAACAAAGGAGCCACATTGAGCAACAAGCGAGGGTTCTGGTAAACGGTCCAGCCGAGGTAAGCCCCCAGCATGAACAGCGTGCCATGAGCGAAATTAATAACATCCATCAGCCCAAAGATGAGGGAGAGGCCGGCGGCAACGAGAAAGACCAGGGCGGCCAGGGTAAGGCCGGAGAGCAGAACAGAGGCCCATACAGGCAAGGGAAGGAAAAAGGCGGGGAGTCCGATGAGGGCAAGAAGGATCAGCCCCATCGCCCATGTCCCCTTCATACCATCACCCCCAGATAGCGCTGGAGTCCCTCGCGGTCCATGAGAAGCTCGGCCATCGGCCCACTGCGCACCACCTGCCCGTCCTCCATCAGGATGTAACGATCCGCCAGGTGATGGATGGCATAAAAGTTCTGCTCCACGAGGAGAATGGGCATCTCCTCGCGCAACCGGTGAATGGTTGCCATCACCTGCTCCACCAGTATAGGAGCCAGGCCCTCGCTGGGCTCATCGATGAGAAGAAGACGGTTGTCCGGAACAAGGGCCCGGGCGATGGCCAGCATCTGCTGTTGCCCACCGGAAAGGAGGCCGGCAGGTTTCTTCAGATTACCTTTCAAATCCGGGAAAAGATGGAAGATCCAATCCGCCTTTCGAGCCAGATCTCCCCGACGCCGTTCCGCCAGCCTCAGGTTCTCTTCCACCGTGAGACTGCGAAAGATCGCCCGATGTTCCGGCACGTAGCCAATGCCCAAGGCGGCGATCTCATAGGTCGGGCGCCCCCGGAGCTCCTCCCCCAGGAACCGGATGCTTCCTTGCACGGCC
Coding sequences within it:
- a CDS encoding branched-chain amino acid ABC transporter permease; translation: MPMPRALSGFGMVGFGAMAFWNHNLGKLVAFGSTVPGGAIPTPLAQEPLGLVFARMAAMTVAGLCGGWGMERTRSGDYSRSWGVPAGLLLLGVLMLSGREPIERWILESPADLRFLLAIWAGALAGGALGAWMEATLIRPLYARPIYQVLLTLGLSYVGTELVRVVWGPGNYAPLPRPSLFAAPCLASSVGEWLRQGCASFNVLGRPFPTYRLLIIGVGVAMWAGIGLLLRWTRIGIAVRAAVEDREMVEALGIPVRRLFTGVFAMGSALAALGGVVATPFLGLSPAMGLEFLLQAFIAVIIGGMGHYGGAAVGAFLVGLARAFGDYLVTVGITLPGLTEAIRFSPAIARASTVLLMAVILLLRPSGLFGQKTG
- a CDS encoding sugar-binding transcriptional regulator, with the translated sequence MPRKTSYPFPTREELLAYVASLYYQRGWDQGRIARRLGLSRSMVSRLLSEARRRRIVQIHIQWPVKTVSPLESRLMEAFSLQGARVLDAENSSYRELLGQLGRLAAMELLPHLRDGMTVAVTWGVTLWEVVQALPSSSYPRLRIVQCLGALGGRQPCDSPSIVRKLAETLGAQGYYLHAPVMVEREEVAQRLLEERAIKEVLDLARSADLLLVGIGTTHAEASSLKRAGYLSDEDLAELRRRGAVGYICARYLDLKGLPVSTPFDQRTIGLTLEDIRRIPCVIAVAGGLVKAQAILAALRSGLIDILITDKGAATEALNLHLRESP
- a CDS encoding branched-chain amino acid ABC transporter permease, whose amino-acid sequence is MERTGIHQEILSRGSVFRLWIRRHGVGLAGLVILAGLPFWLSGIRGEPVEAGWPRFLQGLLIRVYLMAVYALSYDLLMGYTGILSFGHALFFGGGAYIIGILLKHFQAPLLVAMLAVTLFAMGISGLVGALSLRVRGVYLAMVTLALAQAAFILSEATDFRQYTGAEDGLQGIPVPAWLDPAEHRLRFYYLAMVFMLGAYFLVRRLVDSPTGRVWIALRENEERAVALGYSPLAFRLLAFMCSGTLAALAGALNALFNKNATPSLLSVNTTIQALLMTLVGGVGTLSGPMFGAALLELAGYLFNRVFGPLWFLLFGLFYVMVVLAFPHGLAGAWRRAWARHHGPLQGSAPGSEGSARSASL
- a CDS encoding phosphotriesterase-related protein, whose translation is MAVIRTVAGDIPPESLGICYAHEHVFCRPPVEDPDLILDREDVAIRELRWFREAGGQALVEMSPPDYGRDVQALYRISQATGVHLIAVTGHHKEAFSGPWVEGRSVHELAERFMREIVEGIDGTGIRAGVIKAGSSLNCITPNEEKVFRAAALAHRLTGAPISTHTEAGTMGLEQVALLRSEGVDPARVIIGHVDRRMEWEYHLALARTGVYLGYDQIGKEKYAPDRLRIEFIRRLIAEGYGKQIVLGGDMARKSYWPSYGTGGGPGLTYILWRFIPWLRSEGVSEEAIQDLLIHNPARALAIA
- a CDS encoding ABC transporter ATP-binding protein, with amino-acid sequence MDAVLELRDVHTFIGSFHILKGVSFVVQEGSLTALLGRNGAGKTTTLRTIMGLWPAVQGSIRFLGEELRGRPTYEIAALGIGYVPEHRAIFRSLTVEENLRLAERRRGDLARKADWIFHLFPDLKGNLKKPAGLLSGGQQQMLAIARALVPDNRLLLIDEPSEGLAPILVEQVMATIHRLREEMPILLVEQNFYAIHHLADRYILMEDGQVVRSGPMAELLMDREGLQRYLGVMV
- a CDS encoding bifunctional 4-hydroxy-2-oxoglutarate aldolase/2-dehydro-3-deoxy-phosphogluconate aldolase, with amino-acid sequence MSARTDGHAMAERFRKVLEAFARARVIPVAVLENEEEACVLAAAMQEAGIPALEVTFRTPAAPEVIRYLRQAYPLIRIGAGTILSPEQAEEAVAAGAEFLVSPGWEAELGCWCREHGVLLIPGVATPTEIMAAWRQGWEVFKFFPAEAMGGVQVLEALAPVFPHARFIPTGGIQAGNLIDYLRLPNVLACAGTWLADRQLIREGKKEELVRRAREALALAREATTGGLAAILS